One part of the Desulfonema ishimotonii genome encodes these proteins:
- a CDS encoding putative Ig domain-containing protein, with translation MVGAPNAGADGNGRAYLYTLSGDNWQFQQELAPDTTNSNKFGKALSVSGNYAIVGDPNDSSQSNISYSGAAYIFGLSGSSWSRQTKLTPVSQGAAYFGESVDIVSTSFGTYAIIGASWADSTVTDSGGVYIYRLSGSSWVQDSGGKLLPDDSAGGQHFGRSVAITENGGSIYAIVGADDAGAAYIFKRVGTENWDQVAKLTATDSGAGELFGTSVDISGDYAIIGASKDDDKGTDSGSAYIFKRVTDSDWSNEDKVWASDGAVADRFGGAVAISGDYAIIGAENHGDSGTAYVFQRSGTSWSQLKSIADESAPANAHFGNAVSIYTDTAGNAYTAIGAPESGSGSTYVDGDVENPDFNFAPTISFIPNQIFEISTATPIVIPFTVGDSETDDLNTLNVSATWTVKEGGNIVSGGLITTGGEGSSRTAGITPASGQSGSATVTISVTDTAGSMTKTSFVITITDPPTISDFVPSAPYIINEGESATIQFIVSDSQTPVSGIDVAKSSSNTFLISESSGLSLSSGDSPQTHKLIITPSAGRTGEAEITITAMDGDGDSTTYTFSVQVNGGPSINVSPSDLSTEEDSTSETITVILTDEEGGDLTLTAISKTPGLVANGEGDAPFFNESKTATAGLGVTFSMTITPVPDAYGDATISLTAEDSAGKTTTQDFTLTITPVTDPPKIVDITLEGNSIVSTVVEIDEDSKTGLITIQIDHPDATAGNPEEVTLSVQSQNQILIPDNTTPNAYVLLNGNKATSITINLTGNSVNIPLVLTPPENTTGTEEIIVKLEETEDSPQSVQKLFTLIVNDVNDAPVIENVLEGGSAPTEITIDEDGSTGDIDVVVTDEEGGTLTLTAISSNPALVANTGTNNDEPFFSESKTILAGGTATFDLGAIIPIANQSGTADITFTVKDDGSPTGEAVKIIKLTVNDVNDLPEVGGFESFYAVNEDNPVELTSLSACDPDSTYISLDVSSSDSTLFPNGSIQINYNDPDIGQSDFGNFYIIRDLVDGCDNPSGGLKLTLTPAENESGNATITITAKDDVEGSADFTFNVFVSPVNDKPSISGTPEVIAYVGEEYAFTPTADDVEDDVTALTFAIVSYTSDTYVNGSGAPFWPDWLSFDEATGALSGTPGNDDDGKMISGIIISVEDSDGGTSSLLPAFDLQIHKNEMAPTLSEIGITQTTNEDTALNIPFSVGDANGDEVTLTFASGNTILVPLASIDVIGTGVTKDADGTFRLTPAPDAATDLSMTITPAEDANDDKSGGASTITLTATDIDGKSTQSIFTLSVTSQPDDPTLSGIPFNMEVDGTENTAVQFTTSVPMVDFRVGDPDEESILTVTATSGDQTKVLDSNIKIFNREGSPGFEPQHIVTLPSGGEADLDMMITPEANQSGQVVITVEVKDDSQTVSSRFLLNIGNVNNKPEITTLTVPSEAIDEEATVNIPFDVRDWDDDTLTLLASADKPELFSSIVIAKPDGSVLTDSQITVTTGETVSLELILTGAEDQIGSAAITLTVRDAGYDPDNSPENNSDTETFTISIAPVNDPPTIEAIPNQIINEDNEFPGEPPVLPITLSVSDPDEDNLEISITSSDQSIVTDGDIVLLLDGISFTPPQSVATEVYGTAGALQMNLTPVADANGTTEITISVNDGTASAVVQKFNLTVNPRPDAPNVSKISDLTMNEDDGDPSVNPIPFTVSDPDGDQLKIFIHSDNADVVPNIADNLFIEGGTGVVVETIIGTDDGKDGVFVTVSTTAGADTELNLNVIPAADANTLNADGSTHTPVNISLTVSDGVDDTADATEGFALTIEPVNDPPTVSNIVGPKFTLINTPTDAIKFNVSDSETPVGNLIIDATSSDDSIVPDGNIEISAVTDGDLNYQMVITPLELEGETTITVEVTDEDGEKVSTDFVLKVKPKDIRKPAIEAIDQQVMDEDSTLTVDFTVSFSLQPGESLSDLVAVSASSSNIDLVPNGSPYLKITYLSSSGTDHFYQLTVEPAPHAPPSTSNNEVTVTIFAVTGSFTDEENFDLLVNPINDDPIISEIADDKTYENVPLSLNFTVEDYDGDSLTMTVSSSNTGLFPADNITLEGVSSGSAVKPDPKAPSTLKLTLTPAENRRNESSLITITANDGKVEITETFSVNVDDSDKPVISAIEDRIINRNETDALIFDVKDLEGGDLKISATSGDTALLKESGIVITREGVVIGESDSVFFEPDTPIAFGLSVEPVSNKFGQTVITLYAEDPSGDIGVESFVLTVNEVIPGDINNDGEVDLADSILVLQVLAGMTPENVSVKADISGDNRIGMEEAIFILQTVAAIR, from the coding sequence ACAGAAAATGGCGGCAGTATTTATGCCATTGTCGGCGCAGACGATGCCGGGGCTGCATACATATTTAAGCGCGTTGGTACTGAAAACTGGGATCAGGTGGCAAAACTGACCGCAACCGATTCGGGCGCAGGTGAACTTTTCGGAACTTCTGTTGATATTTCAGGTGATTATGCGATTATCGGGGCCAGTAAGGATGACGATAAAGGAACCGATTCCGGTTCCGCCTACATCTTCAAACGGGTCACGGATTCTGACTGGTCAAATGAGGATAAGGTGTGGGCCAGCGATGGGGCTGTTGCCGACCGTTTCGGGGGCGCTGTCGCCATATCAGGAGATTACGCCATCATCGGCGCTGAAAATCACGGCGATTCCGGGACTGCATATGTTTTTCAACGCAGCGGAACCAGTTGGAGCCAATTAAAGTCGATTGCAGATGAGAGCGCGCCTGCCAATGCCCATTTTGGCAATGCGGTATCCATATACACGGACACCGCCGGTAATGCTTACACGGCTATCGGCGCACCGGAAAGCGGTTCCGGTTCCACTTATGTGGATGGGGATGTGGAGAACCCGGACTTTAATTTTGCCCCGACCATCTCCTTCATTCCGAATCAGATATTTGAGATCAGCACCGCCACACCGATTGTCATTCCTTTTACGGTCGGGGATTCTGAAACCGATGATCTGAATACCCTGAACGTCAGCGCCACATGGACAGTTAAAGAAGGGGGAAACATTGTATCCGGCGGGCTCATTACCACCGGCGGGGAAGGTTCCAGCCGGACAGCGGGCATCACCCCTGCTTCGGGGCAGAGTGGCAGCGCCACTGTGACCATAAGCGTAACAGATACCGCAGGCAGCATGACAAAGACCTCATTTGTGATAACCATCACCGATCCGCCGACCATTTCTGATTTCGTGCCCAGCGCGCCTTACATAATAAATGAAGGAGAGTCCGCAACAATCCAGTTTATTGTCAGTGACAGTCAGACCCCGGTTTCTGGCATTGATGTGGCTAAATCGTCTTCAAATACATTCCTGATTTCAGAAAGTTCCGGTTTATCACTCAGTAGCGGTGATTCCCCTCAGACCCATAAGCTGATCATCACCCCTTCTGCCGGAAGAACCGGTGAGGCCGAGATTACGATCACAGCAATGGACGGCGACGGGGATTCGACGACGTACACTTTTTCCGTTCAGGTGAATGGCGGTCCTTCAATTAATGTTTCCCCCAGCGACCTCTCAACGGAGGAAGATTCTACAAGCGAGACTATTACAGTCATCCTTACGGATGAGGAGGGCGGCGACCTGACATTGACGGCCATATCCAAAACACCGGGGCTGGTGGCAAACGGAGAAGGGGATGCCCCGTTTTTCAATGAGAGCAAAACAGCGACAGCGGGCCTCGGCGTCACCTTCAGCATGACGATCACGCCCGTTCCGGATGCTTACGGTGATGCAACCATTTCGCTGACGGCCGAGGATTCGGCAGGCAAGACCACGACACAGGATTTTACGCTCACCATCACACCTGTGACCGACCCGCCCAAAATTGTGGATATTACTCTGGAAGGGAATTCCATTGTCAGCACTGTTGTAGAGATTGATGAGGACAGCAAAACCGGACTGATTACCATACAGATTGATCACCCGGACGCCACGGCGGGAAACCCCGAAGAAGTGACCCTGTCAGTGCAATCACAGAATCAAATACTGATTCCAGACAATACGACCCCAAATGCTTATGTATTGCTGAATGGAAACAAGGCGACAAGCATCACGATAAATCTGACCGGAAATTCAGTCAATATCCCACTGGTCCTAACCCCGCCAGAGAACACAACCGGCACGGAAGAGATTATTGTTAAGCTTGAAGAAACGGAAGATAGCCCGCAATCGGTTCAGAAGCTGTTCACGCTGATCGTCAATGATGTAAATGACGCACCGGTTATCGAAAATGTTCTGGAAGGCGGAAGCGCCCCAACTGAAATCACCATAGATGAAGACGGGAGTACCGGGGATATAGACGTTGTCGTGACCGATGAGGAGGGGGGAACCCTGACCCTGACAGCTATCTCTTCAAACCCGGCACTGGTGGCCAATACCGGAACGAATAACGACGAGCCTTTCTTCAGCGAATCGAAAACCATATTGGCCGGTGGGACGGCTACCTTCGATCTCGGTGCGATTATACCGATAGCCAATCAGTCCGGCACAGCCGATATTACATTTACTGTTAAAGACGACGGGTCGCCGACTGGCGAGGCCGTAAAAATCATCAAACTGACTGTGAACGACGTGAACGATCTGCCGGAAGTTGGCGGATTTGAGTCTTTTTACGCAGTCAATGAAGATAATCCTGTTGAGTTGACGAGTCTTTCAGCCTGTGACCCGGATTCGACGTATATTTCTCTGGATGTCAGTTCGTCTGATTCAACCCTGTTCCCGAATGGCAGTATACAGATTAATTATAATGATCCCGATATCGGCCAGTCTGATTTCGGTAATTTCTACATTATCCGGGATTTGGTGGATGGCTGTGACAATCCTTCGGGTGGACTAAAGCTTACCCTGACCCCTGCTGAAAATGAATCGGGAAACGCCACCATCACGATTACGGCCAAAGATGATGTTGAAGGTTCAGCGGATTTTACATTTAATGTCTTTGTCTCTCCTGTCAACGATAAACCCTCCATTTCCGGCACACCCGAAGTGATTGCGTACGTCGGAGAGGAATATGCCTTCACCCCGACAGCGGACGATGTCGAAGATGATGTTACGGCGCTGACGTTTGCCATCGTTTCCTATACATCAGATACATATGTTAATGGAAGTGGCGCTCCGTTCTGGCCGGACTGGCTGAGCTTTGATGAAGCAACAGGGGCGCTGAGCGGCACGCCGGGCAATGACGATGATGGTAAAATGATTTCCGGTATTATAATCAGTGTTGAGGATTCTGACGGAGGTACAAGCAGCCTGCTGCCTGCCTTTGACCTTCAGATTCATAAAAATGAAATGGCCCCGACCCTGTCGGAAATCGGCATTACGCAGACAACCAATGAAGATACGGCGCTGAACATACCGTTCAGTGTCGGCGATGCAAACGGCGATGAAGTGACGCTTACGTTCGCGTCCGGCAATACCATCTTGGTACCGCTGGCCAGCATCGACGTCATCGGCACGGGCGTTACAAAGGATGCGGATGGCACATTCAGGCTGACGCCCGCACCGGATGCCGCGACGGATCTCAGCATGACGATCACCCCGGCAGAGGATGCCAACGACGATAAGTCCGGCGGAGCGTCAACCATCACGCTGACGGCAACGGATATTGACGGGAAAAGCACCCAAAGCATATTCACCCTTTCCGTAACGTCTCAGCCGGATGACCCGACACTTTCGGGCATACCGTTTAATATGGAGGTGGACGGCACGGAAAACACCGCTGTTCAGTTCACGACGTCGGTTCCGATGGTGGATTTCAGGGTGGGAGATCCTGATGAGGAGAGCATCCTCACCGTTACAGCAACATCCGGTGATCAGACCAAGGTTCTTGACAGCAACATCAAAATATTCAACAGGGAAGGATCTCCCGGCTTCGAGCCCCAGCACATTGTGACGTTGCCTTCGGGTGGAGAAGCCGATCTGGATATGATGATAACTCCCGAAGCGAATCAGTCGGGGCAGGTTGTCATCACAGTGGAAGTAAAAGATGACTCCCAAACGGTCAGTTCCCGATTTTTGCTGAATATCGGAAATGTAAACAACAAGCCGGAAATTACTACGCTGACCGTGCCTTCGGAGGCGATTGATGAGGAAGCGACGGTTAACATTCCGTTTGACGTCCGTGACTGGGATGATGACACGCTGACCCTGCTGGCCAGCGCAGATAAGCCTGAACTGTTCAGTTCCATTGTCATCGCAAAGCCAGACGGATCTGTTTTGACCGACAGTCAGATTACGGTGACTACCGGAGAAACTGTTTCACTGGAGCTGATTCTGACCGGTGCGGAAGATCAGATCGGTAGCGCGGCGATCACCCTGACGGTGAGAGACGCGGGATATGACCCGGACAACAGCCCGGAGAACAATTCCGACACCGAAACCTTTACCATCAGCATTGCCCCGGTCAATGATCCGCCCACTATTGAAGCCATCCCGAACCAGATTATCAATGAGGACAACGAGTTTCCGGGAGAGCCGCCGGTGTTGCCCATTACGCTTTCCGTAAGCGATCCCGATGAAGACAATCTGGAAATTTCCATCACATCCTCTGATCAGAGCATTGTCACTGACGGGGATATTGTTCTGCTGCTGGATGGCATTTCCTTTACGCCGCCCCAGAGTGTTGCCACGGAAGTCTATGGCACGGCGGGCGCGCTTCAGATGAATCTCACCCCTGTCGCCGATGCCAACGGAACCACGGAAATAACCATATCTGTTAATGACGGGACGGCGTCGGCGGTTGTGCAGAAATTTAACCTCACCGTCAATCCCAGACCGGATGCGCCGAACGTGTCAAAAATCAGCGATCTGACCATGAATGAGGATGACGGTGATCCGTCCGTCAACCCGATTCCGTTTACGGTCAGCGACCCGGACGGCGATCAGTTAAAAATCTTTATCCACTCGGATAATGCGGATGTTGTGCCGAACATCGCTGATAACCTCTTTATTGAAGGTGGAACCGGTGTGGTTGTGGAAACCATTATCGGTACGGATGACGGTAAAGACGGCGTCTTTGTCACCGTCAGCACAACCGCAGGCGCTGACACGGAACTGAATCTGAACGTCATACCCGCTGCCGATGCGAATACGCTTAACGCGGACGGTTCAACCCACACTCCTGTCAACATCAGCCTCACGGTATCGGATGGGGTCGATGATACTGCCGATGCCACGGAAGGCTTTGCACTCACGATCGAACCGGTCAACGACCCGCCGACCGTTTCCAACATTGTGGGACCGAAATTCACCCTGATCAACACGCCGACCGATGCGATAAAATTCAATGTCAGTGACAGTGAAACGCCTGTCGGAAACCTGATCATCGACGCCACATCTTCCGATGACAGTATCGTGCCGGATGGTAATATCGAAATTTCCGCCGTTACGGATGGCGATCTTAACTATCAGATGGTTATCACACCGCTGGAACTGGAGGGAGAAACGACGATTACCGTTGAAGTGACAGATGAAGATGGTGAGAAGGTGTCTACAGATTTTGTCCTCAAGGTGAAGCCAAAGGATATTCGGAAACCGGCCATCGAAGCCATTGATCAGCAGGTGATGGATGAAGACAGCACGCTGACGGTGGATTTTACCGTTTCCTTTTCTCTTCAACCCGGGGAGTCATTAAGTGATCTGGTGGCCGTCAGCGCGTCATCGAGCAATATTGATCTGGTGCCCAATGGTTCGCCATATCTTAAAATAACATATCTCAGTTCCAGTGGAACCGATCATTTCTATCAGCTAACCGTCGAACCCGCACCCCATGCACCGCCGTCCACGAGCAATAATGAGGTGACGGTCACTATTTTTGCAGTGACCGGCTCTTTTACGGATGAGGAAAATTTTGATCTGCTCGTCAACCCGATCAATGATGATCCGATAATATCTGAAATCGCAGATGATAAAACATATGAAAACGTTCCGCTCAGCCTTAATTTCACGGTTGAGGATTACGACGGGGACAGCCTGACGATGACGGTCTCTTCCAGCAACACAGGCCTCTTCCCTGCCGATAATATCACGCTTGAAGGCGTGAGCAGCGGGAGCGCGGTGAAACCGGACCCGAAAGCGCCCTCAACCCTCAAACTGACTCTGACACCGGCTGAAAATCGCAGAAACGAGTCTTCCCTGATCACGATCACAGCCAATGACGGTAAGGTTGAAATCACTGAAACCTTTTCGGTGAACGTTGATGACAGTGACAAACCGGTTATCAGTGCCATTGAGGACCGGATCATCAACAGGAATGAGACGGATGCCCTGATCTTTGACGTTAAGGATCTCGAAGGTGGTGACCTGAAGATCAGTGCGACCTCAGGCGATACCGCTCTTTTGAAAGAGAGTGGCATTGTCATCACCCGCGAAGGCGTTGTGATCGGCGAATCCGATAGCGTGTTCTTTGAGCCGGATACGCCCATTGCCTTCGGTCTCTCCGTCGAACCGGTCAGCAATAAGTTCGGTCAGACGGTCATCACGTTGTATGCCGAAGATCCGAGCGGCGATATCGGCGTTGAAAGTTTTGTCCTGACCGTCAACGAAGTCATTCCGGGTGACATTAACAATGACGGTGAGGTGGATCTGGCGGACAGCATTCTCGTCTTGCAGGTACTGGCAGGCATGACCCCGGAAAATGTCAGCGTCAAAGCCGATATCAGCGGCGACAACCGCATTGGCATGGAAGAGGCGATTTTTATTCTGCAAACGGTGGCGGCCATCAGATAG
- the glgP gene encoding alpha-glucan family phosphorylase, producing MKHIQTFQVLPDIPEPLSFLETLAGNIWWCWQYDAVDLFHRIEPRLWDWSGRNPIRFLTYVPQNRLEELATDRSFLSHQQRVRESYERLPCLHMKDNIYPFETRDVIAYFSMEFGIHESIPLFAGGLGILAGDHLKTASDLEMPLVGVGLLYRQGYFRQFLDQDGWQQEDYPETDIYQLPVEKVTDMHGDDIEVSVTGPAGEIRATIWRTHVGCVPLLLLDTNLPENPPEIREITSKLYIGDQGMRISQEMVLGIGGMRALEALNLSPAVCHMNEGHSAFSSLERLACIMKTHDVDLKTAMEIVPRTTVFTTHTPVAAGNEEFPADMIRPFLIPLEEALGVSATEILSWGQLPDSSPDAPLSMFVLGARMAQYRNGVSQLHGRVARRMWTHIWPRRSEEETPISHVTNGVHIPSFLSHENSQLFDRYIGPDWQRHPSDPANVHRIDDIYDEELWRAHVMSRARLIRTCRRLMVSQYKRRNAPKEVLKNAELVLDQDILTIAFARRFATYKRANLLLQDPDRFEALLSSTTSPVQFIFAGKAHPRDHEGKELIKRLIHFARKADIRNRIIFLEDYDIHIARHLVHGADVWLNTPRRPFEACGTSGMKAAINGVLNVSILDGWWCEGYAENRGWRIGNGEEYGDPAYQDAVESRALYNILEDEVLPCFYDRKNGDIPMRWVRMMKESMKMGMRTFCSHRMVSEYNERFYQPAAKRLHELLADDASEARGLATQRDRIRTLWQDIRVEYPERQTEGAFRVGQTFRISTTVNLGELRPDDVEVELYYGIVKGVDKLSDGKSQPMEMLEAHGNGQYLYACDITCAVSGRYGFTARVTPGGDDWIRFTPGFITWA from the coding sequence ATGAAACATATACAGACATTTCAAGTTCTTCCAGACATACCCGAACCGTTATCCTTTCTGGAGACGCTGGCAGGGAACATCTGGTGGTGCTGGCAATATGACGCCGTGGACCTTTTCCACCGTATCGAACCGCGCCTGTGGGACTGGTCGGGTCGTAACCCGATTCGCTTTTTAACCTACGTGCCCCAGAATCGCCTTGAGGAACTCGCAACGGACAGAAGCTTTCTCTCTCACCAGCAGCGGGTAAGGGAGAGTTATGAACGTCTGCCGTGCCTTCACATGAAAGACAATATTTATCCCTTTGAAACCCGGGATGTGATCGCCTATTTTTCAATGGAGTTCGGCATTCATGAGAGCATTCCCCTGTTTGCGGGCGGTCTGGGAATTCTGGCGGGTGATCACCTGAAAACCGCTTCGGATTTGGAAATGCCGCTGGTGGGCGTCGGCCTGCTCTATCGCCAGGGATATTTCCGCCAGTTTCTGGATCAGGACGGCTGGCAGCAGGAGGATTACCCGGAAACCGATATCTATCAGCTTCCCGTCGAAAAAGTGACCGATATGCACGGGGATGACATAGAAGTTTCCGTGACCGGGCCGGCAGGCGAGATCCGGGCAACCATCTGGCGAACCCATGTCGGCTGTGTCCCCCTCCTTCTTCTGGACACCAACCTGCCTGAAAATCCCCCTGAAATCCGGGAGATCACCTCCAAACTGTACATCGGGGATCAGGGGATGCGGATCAGTCAGGAAATGGTGCTGGGAATCGGGGGGATGCGCGCCCTTGAAGCCCTGAACCTGTCGCCGGCCGTCTGTCATATGAACGAAGGGCATTCCGCATTTTCAAGTCTGGAGCGGCTGGCCTGCATAATGAAGACCCATGACGTCGATCTTAAAACCGCTATGGAAATCGTTCCCCGGACCACGGTTTTTACCACCCACACCCCGGTGGCCGCAGGCAACGAGGAGTTTCCTGCGGATATGATCCGGCCCTTTCTGATTCCCCTGGAGGAAGCTCTGGGCGTGTCCGCGACGGAAATTCTCTCCTGGGGACAGCTCCCGGACAGTTCGCCGGATGCGCCGCTGTCCATGTTTGTCCTGGGGGCGCGAATGGCCCAGTACCGAAACGGCGTCAGCCAGTTGCACGGACGTGTGGCCCGCCGCATGTGGACACATATCTGGCCCCGGCGGTCTGAAGAAGAGACCCCCATCTCCCATGTCACCAACGGGGTCCATATCCCGTCGTTTCTCTCCCATGAAAATTCACAGCTTTTTGACCGGTATATCGGCCCGGACTGGCAGCGGCATCCGTCTGACCCGGCCAATGTGCATCGGATTGACGACATTTACGATGAAGAGCTGTGGCGCGCCCATGTGATGAGCCGTGCCCGCCTGATCCGCACCTGCCGGCGGCTGATGGTCAGCCAGTACAAACGGCGCAATGCCCCCAAGGAAGTTCTGAAAAACGCGGAACTGGTGCTGGATCAGGATATCCTGACCATCGCATTTGCCCGCCGTTTCGCCACATACAAACGCGCCAACCTTCTGCTTCAGGATCCGGACCGGTTTGAGGCCCTTCTGAGCAGTACCACGTCTCCGGTTCAGTTTATCTTTGCCGGGAAAGCCCATCCCAGGGACCATGAGGGCAAGGAGCTGATCAAGCGCCTGATCCATTTTGCCCGTAAAGCCGATATCCGGAACCGGATTATTTTCCTGGAGGACTATGATATTCATATTGCCCGCCACCTGGTTCACGGTGCGGATGTCTGGCTGAACACCCCCCGCCGCCCCTTTGAAGCCTGCGGCACGTCCGGCATGAAAGCGGCCATTAACGGTGTACTCAATGTCAGTATTCTGGATGGCTGGTGGTGTGAGGGGTATGCGGAAAACCGGGGATGGCGTATCGGAAACGGTGAGGAATACGGCGATCCGGCCTACCAGGACGCTGTGGAAAGCCGTGCCCTCTACAATATCCTGGAAGATGAGGTTCTCCCCTGTTTTTACGATCGGAAAAACGGCGACATTCCCATGCGCTGGGTGCGGATGATGAAAGAGTCGATGAAAATGGGAATGCGGACTTTTTGCAGCCACCGGATGGTTTCCGAATATAATGAACGGTTCTATCAGCCTGCGGCAAAACGCCTGCATGAGCTGCTTGCCGATGATGCCAGCGAGGCCAGAGGGCTGGCGACCCAGCGGGACCGGATCAGGACGCTCTGGCAGGATATCCGCGTAGAATATCCCGAACGCCAGACAGAGGGCGCGTTCCGGGTGGGACAGACCTTTCGGATCTCCACAACTGTCAACCTGGGGGAACTCCGTCCCGATGACGTCGAGGTTGAGCTGTATTACGGCATTGTCAAAGGCGTTGACAAGCTGTCTGACGGAAAATCACAGCCCATGGAAATGCTGGAAGCGCACGGTAACGGCCAGTACCTCTATGCCTGTGACATCACATGCGCCGTCTCCGGGCGATACGGCTTTACGGCGCGGGTAACGCCCGGGGGCGACGACTGGATTCGTTTTACCCCCGGCTTTATCACCTGGGCTTAA
- a CDS encoding glycogen synthase, whose amino-acid sequence MTNPTRKNPRILIVTPEVTYLPDRMGSLASYMTAKAGGLADVSAALISALFEQGADVHVALPDYRAIFSDRLAPFLEKEQKTIQASMPEERIHLVEDRAFFYLNRIYSGNGIENIKLALTFQRDVINYIIPRVRPDLIHCNDWMTALIPAMAREQGIPCLFTVHNIHTVKALLAVIEDRGIDAAAFWRHLFFERVPHSYEESRDNNPLDFLTSGIFSAHFVNTVSPTFLTEIVQGEHPFVEDSIRSELTGKWNAGCATGILNSPDPAFSPGTDKILISNYGPSDHPSGKQRNKWFLQESLGLIRDPDAPLFFWPSRLDPIQKGCQLLADILYRVVSTYWDQSLQIIFVADGEYQGHFRNIAQFHGLESRVAICDFDENLEHLAYAAADFVLMPSRFEPCGLPQMIGPIYGTLPVAHDTGGIHDTIGHMDTLQNRGNGFLFKHYDSTGLFWAIQEAMRFYNLPVETRKAQVARVMEHAAATFNYDVTAQKYISLYERMLERPLINPY is encoded by the coding sequence ATGACGAACCCGACACGGAAAAATCCCCGAATCCTGATTGTAACGCCGGAAGTGACCTATCTGCCGGACCGGATGGGCAGCCTGGCCAGCTACATGACCGCCAAGGCCGGGGGGCTGGCCGACGTTTCTGCCGCCCTGATCAGTGCGCTGTTTGAGCAGGGGGCTGACGTCCACGTTGCCCTGCCGGACTACCGGGCCATATTCAGCGACCGTCTGGCACCGTTTCTGGAAAAAGAGCAGAAGACCATTCAGGCCTCCATGCCGGAAGAGCGTATCCATCTGGTGGAAGACCGGGCGTTTTTTTATCTGAACCGTATCTATTCGGGCAACGGGATTGAAAACATCAAGCTGGCCCTGACCTTTCAGCGGGACGTGATCAATTACATCATTCCCCGGGTCAGGCCGGACCTGATCCACTGCAACGACTGGATGACCGCTCTGATACCGGCAATGGCCAGAGAACAGGGGATTCCGTGCCTCTTTACCGTCCACAATATTCATACGGTCAAAGCGCTGCTGGCCGTTATTGAAGACCGGGGCATTGACGCTGCCGCGTTCTGGCGTCACCTGTTTTTTGAGCGGGTGCCGCACAGCTATGAGGAATCCCGCGACAATAATCCCCTTGATTTCCTGACCAGCGGTATTTTTTCGGCTCACTTCGTGAACACGGTCAGCCCCACCTTTCTGACGGAGATTGTTCAGGGGGAACACCCCTTTGTAGAGGATTCCATCCGGTCTGAGCTGACCGGCAAATGGAATGCCGGATGTGCCACCGGCATCCTCAATTCGCCGGACCCCGCGTTTTCGCCCGGAACAGACAAAATTCTGATCAGCAATTACGGTCCCAGTGACCACCCGTCGGGCAAACAGCGCAACAAATGGTTTCTTCAGGAGTCGCTGGGCCTGATCAGAGACCCGGACGCCCCCCTCTTTTTCTGGCCGTCGCGCCTGGATCCGATCCAGAAGGGATGCCAGTTGCTGGCAGACATCCTTTACAGGGTTGTTTCCACCTACTGGGACCAGAGCCTTCAGATTATATTTGTGGCCGACGGGGAATATCAGGGGCATTTTCGGAATATAGCGCAGTTTCATGGTCTGGAAAGCCGGGTGGCCATCTGCGACTTTGACGAAAATCTGGAACATCTGGCCTATGCGGCCGCAGATTTCGTACTGATGCCCTCCCGCTTTGAACCGTGCGGCCTGCCCCAGATGATCGGGCCGATTTACGGTACCCTGCCGGTTGCCCACGATACGGGCGGAATTCACGATACCATCGGACATATGGATACCCTCCAAAACCGGGGGAACGGCTTTCTGTTCAAACATTATGATTCCACAGGGCTGTTCTGGGCCATTCAGGAGGCCATGCGGTTTTATAACCTGCCGGTTGAAACCCGGAAAGCCCAGGTCGCACGGGTGATGGAACATGCGGCAGCCACGTTTAATTACGATGTCACTGCCCAGAAGTATATCTCGTTGTATGAAAGAATGCTGGAGCGTCCGCTGATTAATCCGTACTGA